The Rhododendron vialii isolate Sample 1 chromosome 8a, ASM3025357v1 genome has a window encoding:
- the LOC131335815 gene encoding uncharacterized protein LOC131335815 isoform X2, whose protein sequence is MATATMATAAGAAALLYYTLNRKLQSTRHIEDDDENVTDVHNQVPLGIDRVSHRLIQAPATWLETISTLSETLRFTYSETLGKWPIGDLAFGINFLLKRQGNLHVANIFAGEESLQLKGPEITAELRHLLNLLTLCWHFSKKPFPLFLEETGYSKENVLLQEPKAGILKPAFTILADHNTKTFLLLIRGTHSIKDTLTAATGAVVPFHHSVVHEGGVSNLVLGYAHCGMVAAARWIAKLATPCLTKAFEEHPDYKIKIVGHSLGGGTAALLTYVLRERKEMSTATCVTFAAAACMTWELAESGNDFITSVINGADLVPTFSAASVDDLRAEVTASAWLNDLRNQIERTRILSTVYRSASALGSRLPSIASARAKVVGAGAILRPVSNGTQVVMKRAQSMAQAAWSRPSMQLSSWSCIGPRRRAAATSHSCSKEEGGTLEYSPRTETSEPFLLGSHESTTMVEATEPSVLSSEAILWDSEIQCSCSGEVGQHAEMGLDLDEGEDIMEHDTNEDRMTEVELWQQIENELYNRTEGEEADKAKEIREEEEAAIAEVAESNPQSSVPEMKEVHRFLPPGKILHIITFMPEMKGSDSGDSTSSGETDDGSQPPAETKVGIFLTPRSLYSKLRLSQTMIADHFMPVYRRQIEKLITALEEEAASETVL, encoded by the exons ATGGCAACCGCAACTATGGCCACTGCAGCTGGTGCAGCAGCTCTTTTATACTATACACTAAACCGGAAATTGCAATCAACCAGGCATATAGAAGATGACGACGAAAATGTTACTGATGTACACAATCAGGTTCCTTTAGGAATTGATCGAGTTTCTCATAGACTTATTCAAGCCCCTGCAACATGGTTGGAGACTATCTCAACGTTGTCGGAGACTCTTAGGTTTACCTATTCTGAAACTCTAGGGAAGTGGCCAATTGGGGATTTGGCATTTGGGATCAACTTCCTTTTAAAGAGGCAG GGAAACTTGCACGTCGCAAATATATTTGCTGGGGAAGAAAGTTTACAGCTTAAAGGGCCTGAAATAACTGCTGAGCTTAGACATCTCTTAAATTTGTTGACTCTTTGCTGGCACTTCTCGAAGAAACCATTCCCATTATTTTTAGAGGAGACTGGTTATTCGAAGGAAAATGTTCTTCTTCAGGAACCTAAAGCTGGA ATTTTGAAGCCGGCTTTTACAATACTAGCTGACCACAACACAAAAACTTTCCTCTTACTAATTCGTGGAACTCATAGTATCAAGGATACTCTAACTGCTGCAACTGGAGCGGTGGTGCCTTTCCATCACTCTGTTGTGCATGAGGGGGGAGTTAGTAATTTGGTTTTAGGTTATGCACATTGTGGAATGGTTGCAGCTGCTCGCTGGATAGCAAAGCTTGCAACTCCTTGTCTTACTAAAGCATTCGAGGAACATCCTGATTATAAAATTAAG ATTGTGGGGCACTCCTTGGGCGGAGGCACTGCAGCACTTTTAACATATGTACTACGTGAGAGGAAGGAAATGTCAACAGCTACCTGTGTGACATTTGCAGCTG CCGCATGCATGACATGGGAGTTGGCGGAATCAGGCAATGACTTTATTACTTCAGTTATAAATGGAGCTGATTTGGTGCCTACATTCTCAGCTGCTTCAGTAGATGACTTACGTGCTGAG GTGACTGCGTCTGCTTGGCTGAATGACCTGAGGAATCAGATTGAACGTACAAGGATCCTTAGTACCGTCTATCGATCTGCGTCGGCTTTGGGGTCTCGGCTTCCATCAATTGCTAGCGCTAGAGCAAAAGTTGTTGGGGCGGGTGCAATTCTGCGTCCTGTTTCCAATGGTACACAG GTTGTGATGAAAAGAGCACAAAGCATGGCTCAGGCAGCATGGTCGCGTCCTTCGATGCAGTTATCCTCATGGTCATGCATAGGGCCCCGCCGTCGTGCTGCAGCTACTTCTCATTCATGCTCTAAAGAAGAGGGGGGTACTTTAGAATATTCCCCTAGAACAGAAACTTCTGagccttttcttttgggctctCATGAGAGTACAACTATGGTAGAAGCCACAGAACCATCTGTTTTATCATCTGAAGCAATCCTATGGGATTCAGAAATACAGTGTTCCTGTTCTGGTGAGGTGGGTCAACACGCTGAGATGGGTCTTGATCTTGACGAAGGTGAAGATATCATGGAACATGATACAAATGAAGACCGGATGACTGAAGTTGAGTTGTGGCAGCAAATTGAAAACGAGCTTTACAACCGGACGGAAGGTGAGGAAGCTGACAAGGCAAAGGAAataagggaagaagaagaagcagccaTTGCTGAGGTAGCTGAGAGCAATCCCCAAAGCTCTGTGCCAGAAATGAAggaagtgcacagatttttgcCTCCCGGAAAGATTCTGCATATTATTACATTTATGCCGGAAATGAAGGGGAGTGACAGTGGTGATAGCACTAGTTCTGGTGAGACAGACGACGGAAGCCAGCCGCCAGCAGAGACTAAGGTGGGGATATTCCTCACCCCTAGGTCATTGTATAGCAAACTGAGGCTTTCACAGACCATGATAGCTGACCATTTCATGCCAGTTTATAGAAGACAAATAGAAAAACTGATTACTGCACTTGAGGAAGAAGCAGCTTCTGAGACAGTTTTGTAG
- the LOC131335815 gene encoding uncharacterized protein LOC131335815 isoform X1 has product MSPKLRPFRVLLLLNILIMLRFKDRKLMATATMATAAGAAALLYYTLNRKLQSTRHIEDDDENVTDVHNQVPLGIDRVSHRLIQAPATWLETISTLSETLRFTYSETLGKWPIGDLAFGINFLLKRQGNLHVANIFAGEESLQLKGPEITAELRHLLNLLTLCWHFSKKPFPLFLEETGYSKENVLLQEPKAGILKPAFTILADHNTKTFLLLIRGTHSIKDTLTAATGAVVPFHHSVVHEGGVSNLVLGYAHCGMVAAARWIAKLATPCLTKAFEEHPDYKIKIVGHSLGGGTAALLTYVLRERKEMSTATCVTFAAAACMTWELAESGNDFITSVINGADLVPTFSAASVDDLRAEVTASAWLNDLRNQIERTRILSTVYRSASALGSRLPSIASARAKVVGAGAILRPVSNGTQVVMKRAQSMAQAAWSRPSMQLSSWSCIGPRRRAAATSHSCSKEEGGTLEYSPRTETSEPFLLGSHESTTMVEATEPSVLSSEAILWDSEIQCSCSGEVGQHAEMGLDLDEGEDIMEHDTNEDRMTEVELWQQIENELYNRTEGEEADKAKEIREEEEAAIAEVAESNPQSSVPEMKEVHRFLPPGKILHIITFMPEMKGSDSGDSTSSGETDDGSQPPAETKVGIFLTPRSLYSKLRLSQTMIADHFMPVYRRQIEKLITALEEEAASETVL; this is encoded by the exons ATGTCTCCCAAGCTTCGGCCTTTTAGGGTTTTGCTTCTTCTCAATATCCTGATCATGCTCAG ATTTAAGGATCGCAAACTAATGGCAACCGCAACTATGGCCACTGCAGCTGGTGCAGCAGCTCTTTTATACTATACACTAAACCGGAAATTGCAATCAACCAGGCATATAGAAGATGACGACGAAAATGTTACTGATGTACACAATCAGGTTCCTTTAGGAATTGATCGAGTTTCTCATAGACTTATTCAAGCCCCTGCAACATGGTTGGAGACTATCTCAACGTTGTCGGAGACTCTTAGGTTTACCTATTCTGAAACTCTAGGGAAGTGGCCAATTGGGGATTTGGCATTTGGGATCAACTTCCTTTTAAAGAGGCAG GGAAACTTGCACGTCGCAAATATATTTGCTGGGGAAGAAAGTTTACAGCTTAAAGGGCCTGAAATAACTGCTGAGCTTAGACATCTCTTAAATTTGTTGACTCTTTGCTGGCACTTCTCGAAGAAACCATTCCCATTATTTTTAGAGGAGACTGGTTATTCGAAGGAAAATGTTCTTCTTCAGGAACCTAAAGCTGGA ATTTTGAAGCCGGCTTTTACAATACTAGCTGACCACAACACAAAAACTTTCCTCTTACTAATTCGTGGAACTCATAGTATCAAGGATACTCTAACTGCTGCAACTGGAGCGGTGGTGCCTTTCCATCACTCTGTTGTGCATGAGGGGGGAGTTAGTAATTTGGTTTTAGGTTATGCACATTGTGGAATGGTTGCAGCTGCTCGCTGGATAGCAAAGCTTGCAACTCCTTGTCTTACTAAAGCATTCGAGGAACATCCTGATTATAAAATTAAG ATTGTGGGGCACTCCTTGGGCGGAGGCACTGCAGCACTTTTAACATATGTACTACGTGAGAGGAAGGAAATGTCAACAGCTACCTGTGTGACATTTGCAGCTG CCGCATGCATGACATGGGAGTTGGCGGAATCAGGCAATGACTTTATTACTTCAGTTATAAATGGAGCTGATTTGGTGCCTACATTCTCAGCTGCTTCAGTAGATGACTTACGTGCTGAG GTGACTGCGTCTGCTTGGCTGAATGACCTGAGGAATCAGATTGAACGTACAAGGATCCTTAGTACCGTCTATCGATCTGCGTCGGCTTTGGGGTCTCGGCTTCCATCAATTGCTAGCGCTAGAGCAAAAGTTGTTGGGGCGGGTGCAATTCTGCGTCCTGTTTCCAATGGTACACAG GTTGTGATGAAAAGAGCACAAAGCATGGCTCAGGCAGCATGGTCGCGTCCTTCGATGCAGTTATCCTCATGGTCATGCATAGGGCCCCGCCGTCGTGCTGCAGCTACTTCTCATTCATGCTCTAAAGAAGAGGGGGGTACTTTAGAATATTCCCCTAGAACAGAAACTTCTGagccttttcttttgggctctCATGAGAGTACAACTATGGTAGAAGCCACAGAACCATCTGTTTTATCATCTGAAGCAATCCTATGGGATTCAGAAATACAGTGTTCCTGTTCTGGTGAGGTGGGTCAACACGCTGAGATGGGTCTTGATCTTGACGAAGGTGAAGATATCATGGAACATGATACAAATGAAGACCGGATGACTGAAGTTGAGTTGTGGCAGCAAATTGAAAACGAGCTTTACAACCGGACGGAAGGTGAGGAAGCTGACAAGGCAAAGGAAataagggaagaagaagaagcagccaTTGCTGAGGTAGCTGAGAGCAATCCCCAAAGCTCTGTGCCAGAAATGAAggaagtgcacagatttttgcCTCCCGGAAAGATTCTGCATATTATTACATTTATGCCGGAAATGAAGGGGAGTGACAGTGGTGATAGCACTAGTTCTGGTGAGACAGACGACGGAAGCCAGCCGCCAGCAGAGACTAAGGTGGGGATATTCCTCACCCCTAGGTCATTGTATAGCAAACTGAGGCTTTCACAGACCATGATAGCTGACCATTTCATGCCAGTTTATAGAAGACAAATAGAAAAACTGATTACTGCACTTGAGGAAGAAGCAGCTTCTGAGACAGTTTTGTAG